In Flavobacterium gelatinilyticum, a genomic segment contains:
- a CDS encoding penicillin-binding protein, which produces MAVDDKHISYRIYLVAVFIFLMAIAIVVKLTNIQWVQGDYYRKLAKQRTVRNFVIPANKGNIYSADGSLLATSIPNYEIRFDAKAPKQETFEKYVKQLSDSLETVLDRPSGYYEKELRKARVNKNRYYLIARNLSYTEYVKIKGFPLFKLGAFKGGIIVEQETVRKHPIGKIAERTIGYDRIDPATGTEVGKGIEWAFKNYLNGKDGKILKQKIAKGQWKPIRDVNEVDPIDGYDVISTIDVFIQDIAHHALLKQLEDYEADHGCVVVMETETGHVKAISNLGRAEDGSYYETTNYAIAESHEPGSTFKLVDLMAILEDKVADTSTVYDSQGGVVKYYGRSVRDSHHGGYGKVSLARGFELSSNTVMVQAVYNNYKNNPRKFVNHIKSYGLDKTLGLHFKGEGRPYIPQPGDKHWSGTTLPWMAFGYNVSVTPMQTLAFYNSVANNGVMVKPQFVSEIKEWNKTIKKFDVEVINPKVCSPETLKKVKAVLENVVKKGTGSKLYSKDFSMAGKTGTAMVNYSKAGREGMYYASSFVGYFPADHPKYSCIVVVHKPNTAKNNYYGADVAGPVFKRIAQKIFTDAPSTNKIKQLDSKIAKQETSYDKYDLESRKKTNQIPNLKGMPGMDAVALLENLNVKVKIIGVGKVKKQSIQAGETIIKNTTIVLELS; this is translated from the coding sequence ATGGCAGTAGACGATAAACATATATCCTACAGAATTTACCTCGTAGCAGTTTTCATCTTTTTGATGGCAATTGCTATTGTCGTTAAATTAACCAATATTCAGTGGGTGCAGGGAGACTATTACAGAAAACTGGCAAAACAGCGTACTGTTAGAAATTTTGTAATTCCGGCCAACAAAGGAAATATTTATTCTGCTGACGGAAGCTTACTGGCAACCTCAATCCCGAATTATGAAATTCGTTTTGATGCAAAAGCGCCAAAACAGGAAACATTTGAAAAGTATGTAAAACAACTTTCAGATTCTCTTGAAACAGTTTTAGACAGACCGTCAGGATATTATGAAAAGGAATTACGAAAAGCAAGAGTCAATAAAAATCGTTATTACCTGATTGCCCGAAATTTAAGTTACACAGAATATGTAAAAATCAAAGGATTTCCATTATTCAAATTAGGCGCTTTTAAAGGTGGTATAATAGTAGAACAGGAAACAGTAAGAAAACACCCGATAGGGAAAATTGCCGAAAGAACCATTGGTTATGACCGTATTGATCCTGCAACAGGAACAGAGGTAGGAAAAGGAATCGAATGGGCTTTTAAAAATTACCTAAACGGAAAAGACGGTAAAATTTTAAAACAAAAAATTGCAAAAGGACAATGGAAGCCTATTCGTGATGTAAACGAGGTAGATCCAATTGATGGTTACGATGTAATTTCGACAATAGATGTTTTTATTCAGGATATTGCGCATCACGCTTTACTGAAACAATTAGAAGATTACGAAGCAGATCATGGCTGTGTGGTGGTTATGGAAACCGAAACAGGGCATGTAAAAGCGATTTCGAATTTAGGAAGAGCAGAAGACGGATCGTATTACGAAACTACAAATTATGCAATTGCTGAGTCTCATGAACCAGGATCTACTTTTAAACTAGTTGATTTAATGGCTATTCTAGAAGATAAAGTAGCTGATACAAGTACCGTTTATGACAGTCAGGGCGGTGTCGTTAAATATTACGGAAGATCTGTACGTGACTCGCATCATGGCGGCTACGGAAAAGTTTCATTAGCACGCGGATTCGAACTTTCGTCAAATACGGTAATGGTTCAGGCAGTTTACAATAATTACAAAAACAATCCCAGAAAGTTTGTAAATCATATTAAATCATACGGATTAGATAAAACATTAGGACTGCATTTTAAAGGAGAAGGAAGACCGTACATTCCACAGCCAGGAGACAAACATTGGTCAGGAACTACACTTCCGTGGATGGCTTTTGGGTATAATGTTTCGGTTACGCCAATGCAGACACTGGCTTTTTACAATTCAGTTGCCAATAATGGCGTAATGGTAAAACCTCAGTTTGTATCTGAAATTAAAGAATGGAATAAAACCATTAAAAAGTTTGATGTTGAGGTAATTAATCCAAAGGTTTGTTCACCTGAAACGTTGAAGAAAGTAAAAGCAGTTTTAGAAAATGTAGTTAAAAAAGGAACAGGCTCTAAATTGTATTCGAAAGATTTTTCGATGGCAGGAAAAACCGGAACAGCTATGGTTAATTATAGCAAAGCAGGAAGAGAGGGAATGTATTATGCTTCTTCTTTCGTAGGATATTTTCCGGCAGATCATCCCAAATATTCCTGTATTGTAGTGGTTCACAAGCCAAATACAGCTAAGAATAATTATTACGGAGCAGATGTTGCAGGGCCGGTTTTTAAAAGAATCGCTCAAAAGATTTTTACAGATGCACCATCAACCAATAAAATAAAACAGCTTGATTCTAAAATCGCCAAACAGGAAACCAGTTATGATAAATACGATTTAGAATCAAGAAAGAAAACCAATCAGATTCCGAATTTAAAAGGAATGCCGGGAATGGATGCCGTTGCCTTACTTGAAAATCTGAATGTAAAAGTGAAAATTATTGGAGTTGGAAAGGTTAAAAAACAATCTATTCAGGCCGGAGAAACTATAATTAAAAACACAACTATAGTATTAGAATTATCGTGA
- a CDS encoding FtsL-like putative cell division protein: MKSGVFAILKARFLIHDDAIKNWRFIVFIILLAILMIANTQRYEQKVFEIAKLNNEVKELRSEFVDRRSELMKLKMESTISDKMQEKQIFPSTVPPIKIEVKKEEEKSFFKRIWQ; this comes from the coding sequence ATGAAAAGTGGAGTATTCGCAATATTAAAAGCAAGGTTTCTAATTCATGATGATGCCATAAAAAACTGGAGGTTCATTGTGTTTATAATTCTGCTGGCGATTTTGATGATTGCAAATACACAGCGATACGAACAAAAGGTTTTTGAAATAGCAAAACTAAACAATGAAGTTAAAGAACTAAGATCTGAATTTGTAGACAGGCGTTCTGAATTGATGAAATTAAAAATGGAATCCACGATTTCGGATAAAATGCAGGAAAAGCAAATATTCCCATCGACGGTTCCGCCAATAAAAATAGAAGTTAAAAAAGAAGAAGAAAAAAGTTTCTTTAAAAGAATATGGCAGTAG
- the rsmH gene encoding 16S rRNA (cytosine(1402)-N(4))-methyltransferase RsmH yields MTTTMEYHNPVLLHPTVDGLDIKPDGIYVDVTFGGGGHSKEILRRLGPNGRLFAFDQDEDALANALPDERFTLINENFRFIKRFLRFHGVKAVDGILADLGVSSHQFDVPERGFSTRFDAELDMRMSQKNDLNAYRVVNEYEEQDLRRVFFDYGELKNAPVLARTIVEARRDYPIRTTDELKEVLKKYLPEKVRNKILAQIYQAIRIEVNQEMDVLKEFIEQSLEILKPGGRFSVISYHSLEDRLVKRFIKNGMFEGEPERDFYGNFSVPFKTIGKLIVPDDEEIKINNRARSAKLRIAEKI; encoded by the coding sequence ATGACGACGACAATGGAATATCATAATCCGGTTTTGCTTCATCCGACTGTTGATGGTTTAGATATTAAGCCGGACGGCATCTACGTAGATGTTACGTTTGGCGGAGGAGGGCACTCAAAAGAGATTTTAAGACGATTAGGCCCAAACGGAAGGCTGTTTGCTTTTGATCAGGACGAAGACGCACTGGCAAATGCACTGCCGGACGAAAGGTTTACCTTAATTAATGAAAACTTCAGATTTATAAAAAGATTTCTGCGTTTTCATGGTGTTAAAGCGGTGGATGGGATTCTGGCCGATTTAGGAGTATCATCACATCAGTTTGATGTTCCGGAAAGAGGTTTCTCTACCAGATTCGATGCCGAACTGGATATGCGGATGAGTCAGAAGAATGATTTAAATGCTTATCGGGTGGTTAACGAATATGAAGAACAGGATTTACGTCGTGTTTTTTTTGATTATGGGGAGTTGAAAAACGCACCGGTTCTGGCCAGAACAATTGTAGAAGCCAGAAGAGATTACCCAATCAGAACGACAGATGAATTAAAAGAAGTGCTGAAAAAATACCTGCCGGAAAAAGTACGAAACAAAATTCTGGCCCAGATTTATCAGGCGATTCGAATTGAGGTAAATCAGGAAATGGATGTTTTAAAAGAGTTCATTGAGCAGTCTCTTGAAATTTTAAAACCGGGCGGACGATTTTCAGTAATCTCATACCATTCTCTTGAAGACAGACTGGTAAAAAGATTTATTAAAAACGGAATGTTCGAAGGAGAACCAGAAAGAGATTTTTACGGAAACTTTTCGGTACCGTTTAAAACCATCGGAAAACTGATTGTCCCGGACGACGAAGAAATCAAAATAAACAACAGAGCAAGAAGTGCAAAATTGAGAATTGCCGAAAAGATATAA
- a CDS encoding division/cell wall cluster transcriptional repressor MraZ, whose translation MNTIVGTYECKVDAKGRLMIPAPLKKQLSSSLQDGFVLKRSVFQQCLELYPMEEWNLMMAKINKLNRFVKKNNDFIRRFTAGVKVVEIDALGRLLVPKDLVTFSGISKDVVFSSAVNIVEIWDKDLYEKSISGEDMDFADLAEEVMGNINDDDNGIS comes from the coding sequence TTGAATACGATTGTTGGAACATATGAGTGTAAGGTAGATGCAAAGGGGAGGTTAATGATACCGGCACCCCTAAAAAAGCAGTTGTCTTCCTCGCTTCAGGATGGTTTTGTCCTGAAACGTTCTGTTTTTCAGCAATGTCTGGAGTTGTATCCAATGGAAGAATGGAATTTAATGATGGCGAAAATTAATAAGCTGAATCGTTTTGTAAAAAAGAACAATGATTTCATCCGCAGATTTACTGCCGGCGTAAAAGTGGTAGAGATTGATGCATTAGGTAGATTATTGGTGCCAAAAGATTTAGTTACGTTTTCGGGTATTTCTAAAGATGTTGTTTTTTCATCTGCGGTTAATATTGTGGAAATTTGGGATAAAGATTTATACGAAAAATCAATAAGCGGCGAAGATATGGATTTTGCTGATTTAGCCGAGGAAGTAATGGGAAATATTAATGACGACGACAATGGAATATCATAA
- a CDS encoding alpha/beta fold hydrolase has translation MDKNYKKEGKYSYYEAGEGTPIVILHGLMGGLSNFDGVAQYFPTKGYKVVIPDLPIYTQSILKTNVKSFAKYVKDFITFKGFDKVILLGNSLGGHIALYHTKLYPEKVAGLVITGSSGLYESAMGDSYPRRGDYEYIKKKAEDVFYDSKIATPELIDEVYATANDRIKLIKTLTIAKSAIRHNMAKDLPKMTVETCIIWGKNDSVTPPNVAEEFHTLLPNSTLYWIDKCGHAAMMEHPDEFNEILEKWLTEKNL, from the coding sequence ATGGACAAAAACTACAAAAAAGAAGGCAAATACAGCTATTATGAAGCTGGAGAAGGAACCCCTATTGTTATTTTACATGGATTAATGGGAGGCCTTAGCAACTTTGATGGTGTAGCACAATATTTCCCAACGAAAGGATACAAAGTTGTTATTCCTGATTTGCCAATATACACGCAGAGTATCTTAAAAACGAACGTAAAAAGTTTTGCTAAATATGTAAAAGACTTTATCACCTTTAAAGGCTTTGACAAAGTTATTTTACTAGGAAATTCATTAGGAGGACATATCGCACTATATCACACGAAGCTATATCCTGAAAAAGTTGCAGGACTCGTAATCACAGGAAGTTCAGGTCTTTACGAAAGCGCAATGGGAGACAGCTACCCAAGAAGAGGCGATTACGAATACATTAAAAAGAAAGCCGAAGATGTATTTTATGACTCAAAAATTGCAACTCCGGAACTGATTGATGAAGTATACGCAACAGCAAATGACCGCATCAAATTAATCAAAACTTTAACAATTGCCAAGAGTGCAATACGCCATAATATGGCCAAAGATTTACCAAAAATGACAGTTGAAACCTGTATCATTTGGGGTAAAAATGACTCGGTAACACCGCCAAATGTTGCTGAAGAATTCCATACTTTACTGCCTAATTCGACTTTGTACTGGATTGACAAATGCGGACATGCAGCTATGATGGAGCACCCTGACGAATTCAACGAAATTCTCGAAAAGTGGCTTACCGAAAAGAATTTATAG
- the yihA gene encoding ribosome biogenesis GTP-binding protein YihA/YsxC has protein sequence MKINSAEFIVSNSDASKCPKDFLPEYAFIGRSNVGKSSLINMLTNHKNLAKTSGKPGKTQLINHFKINNNWFLVDLPGYGYAKVSKKTKSVFQQFITDYFENREQLVCAFVLIDIRHEAQKIDIEFMSYMGESEIPFCIIFTKADKISKGKIDSHIAAYRKQMYANNWAEMPHYFVTSSTESIGRDEVLSYIDEVNQEMFKNNS, from the coding sequence ATGAAAATTAACAGCGCCGAATTTATTGTCAGTAATTCTGATGCTTCAAAATGTCCGAAGGATTTTTTGCCGGAATACGCATTTATCGGCCGGTCAAATGTTGGTAAATCATCGTTGATTAACATGCTTACCAACCATAAAAATTTAGCAAAAACATCAGGAAAGCCGGGAAAAACTCAATTAATAAATCACTTTAAAATCAACAACAACTGGTTTTTGGTCGATTTACCTGGTTATGGATATGCTAAGGTTTCTAAAAAAACAAAGTCGGTTTTCCAGCAGTTCATTACAGACTATTTTGAAAACAGAGAGCAGTTAGTATGTGCTTTTGTTTTGATTGACATTCGTCACGAAGCTCAAAAAATAGACATTGAATTTATGTCATATATGGGCGAAAGTGAAATTCCGTTTTGTATTATTTTTACCAAAGCAGATAAAATAAGTAAAGGAAAAATTGATTCCCATATAGCAGCGTACCGCAAACAGATGTACGCGAATAACTGGGCAGAGATGCCTCATTACTTTGTAACTTCTTCAACAGAATCAATTGGAAGAGATGAAGTCTTATCTTATATAGATGAAGTAAACCAGGAAATGTTTAAAAACAACTCATAG
- the gldC gene encoding gliding motility protein GldC, translated as MSNTIKSEIKFNVELDENRVPEKLTWSAQDGGVVAEEAKAIMLSIWDSKAQETMRIDLWTKDMPVDEMKIFFHQTLVAMADTFKRATDDEKMSDTMKDFCDYFAEKLELTK; from the coding sequence ATGTCAAATACAATAAAATCAGAAATTAAATTTAACGTCGAATTAGACGAAAACCGTGTTCCGGAAAAATTAACATGGAGTGCACAGGATGGCGGTGTAGTTGCAGAAGAAGCAAAAGCCATTATGTTGTCTATCTGGGACAGTAAGGCGCAGGAAACTATGCGTATTGATCTTTGGACAAAAGATATGCCGGTTGATGAAATGAAAATTTTCTTCCACCAGACTTTGGTTGCAATGGCAGATACTTTTAAACGTGCCACAGACGACGAAAAAATGTCAGATACTATGAAAGATTTCTGCGATTACTTTGCAGAGAAACTGGAGCTTACGAAATAA
- the gldB gene encoding gliding motility lipoprotein GldB produces MKLYRFAVVLCLFFLSCDQKTKVEKAVEEIPVDIKVERFDKVFFESKPEDLSKIKKQYPYFFPGNDDNVWLQKMKEPIWKEVYDEVQKKYSNFEPVREEFNSLFQHVKYYFPKTKTPKVITIIGEMDYNSKAIYADSLVVVALELYLGKDHKFYEFPNYLKQNFEEKQIMPDVVSSFTYRNIPAYADKNLISQMIFEGKQLYAKDLLLPEYTDADKMGYTPEQIKWCEENENYMWRYFLENEMLYSLDPKLTSRFIAPAPFSKFYLEIDNESPGRVGAWIGWQIVRSYMKNNNVSLSELLKINAKEIFEKSKYKPKK; encoded by the coding sequence ATGAAATTATATCGCTTTGCAGTGGTTCTATGCTTGTTTTTTTTGTCTTGTGATCAAAAAACAAAGGTTGAAAAAGCAGTTGAGGAAATTCCGGTTGATATTAAAGTAGAGCGCTTTGATAAAGTGTTTTTTGAATCTAAACCCGAAGATCTTTCTAAAATAAAAAAACAATACCCATATTTCTTTCCGGGGAATGATGATAATGTATGGCTTCAAAAAATGAAAGAACCAATCTGGAAAGAGGTGTATGATGAGGTTCAGAAGAAATACAGCAATTTTGAGCCGGTTCGTGAAGAATTTAATTCGCTTTTCCAGCACGTGAAATACTATTTCCCAAAAACCAAAACGCCAAAGGTTATTACTATAATAGGAGAGATGGACTATAATTCTAAAGCGATTTACGCAGACAGTCTTGTTGTAGTTGCTTTAGAATTGTATTTAGGTAAAGATCATAAATTTTATGAGTTTCCAAATTACCTGAAACAGAATTTTGAAGAAAAGCAGATCATGCCGGATGTTGTTTCGAGTTTTACATACAGAAATATTCCAGCCTACGCAGATAAAAACCTGATTTCGCAAATGATTTTTGAAGGGAAACAATTGTATGCAAAAGATTTACTGCTGCCTGAATACACAGATGCCGATAAAATGGGATACACTCCGGAACAGATAAAATGGTGTGAAGAAAATGAAAACTATATGTGGCGCTATTTTCTTGAAAATGAAATGCTCTATAGTTTAGATCCTAAATTAACATCCCGTTTTATAGCACCGGCACCGTTTTCTAAATTTTATTTAGAAATAGATAATGAATCTCCGGGAAGAGTCGGGGCCTGGATAGGCTGGCAGATTGTTCGCTCGTATATGAAGAACAACAACGTATCGCTGTCAGAATTATTAAAAATTAATGCAAAAGAAATTTTCGAAAAGTCAAAATATAAACCTAAGAAATAA
- the nadE gene encoding NAD(+) synthase translates to MAKKSTIQTEKVNTYIVEWLKNYAVNAKSNGFVIGISGGVDSAVTSTLCAQTGLQVLCVEIPIHQAESQVSRGREHINQLKSRFPNVSSVETDLTSTFEAFKSIVPISKDSTKVNLSFANTRARLRMTSLYYLAGINGLLVAGTGNKVEDFGVGFYTKYGDGGVDLSPIADLMKSDVYALGEFLDIPKSILTAAPTDGLFGDNRTDEDQLGASYDELEWAMLASESGNTADDFDGREKSVFEIYKRLNTSNKHKMDPIPVCIIPKTLK, encoded by the coding sequence ATGGCTAAAAAAAGCACAATTCAGACAGAAAAAGTAAATACCTATATTGTTGAATGGTTAAAAAATTATGCTGTTAACGCAAAATCGAACGGTTTTGTGATTGGAATTTCCGGCGGAGTAGACTCTGCAGTAACTTCTACGCTGTGCGCCCAGACCGGACTGCAGGTTTTATGCGTCGAAATTCCAATTCATCAAGCTGAAAGTCAGGTCTCTAGAGGAAGAGAACATATTAATCAGTTAAAAAGTCGTTTCCCAAATGTTTCAAGTGTTGAAACTGACTTAACTTCGACTTTTGAAGCTTTTAAGAGTATTGTACCCATATCAAAAGATTCAACAAAAGTTAATTTATCGTTTGCTAACACAAGAGCACGTTTACGCATGACTTCTTTATATTATTTAGCAGGAATAAACGGGCTATTAGTAGCAGGGACAGGCAATAAGGTCGAAGATTTTGGTGTAGGATTTTATACAAAATACGGGGATGGAGGTGTAGATTTGAGTCCGATTGCCGATTTAATGAAATCTGATGTTTACGCCTTAGGAGAATTTTTAGACATTCCGAAATCAATTTTAACTGCCGCTCCTACTGACGGACTTTTTGGAGATAACCGTACAGATGAGGATCAATTAGGCGCCAGTTACGACGAATTAGAATGGGCTATGCTGGCCTCAGAGTCAGGAAATACGGCAGATGACTTCGATGGGAGAGAAAAATCTGTCTTTGAAATTTATAAAAGATTAAACACCAGCAACAAGCATAAAATGGATCCAATTCCGGTTTGTATCATCCCAAAAACGTTAAAATAA
- a CDS encoding response regulator transcription factor: protein MIKVCLADNHPVTHFGVKSYFKDHDQISIVANVGNFSMVRDILQTKEIDILILDLELEGLSSIFEVKSILKNFPKTKIVIFSDLAEQMYAPNAIKAGVSGYVHKTEKLETLGLSIIKVHEGKIIINETVRKNMALIAKQSKSERLYRKLSNREIEVLRYLSDGKKNNEISKILSLNEKTISTYKLRLLTKLNVTNLVDLVNKAKTLEII, encoded by the coding sequence ATGATTAAAGTATGTCTTGCAGACAATCATCCTGTGACTCACTTTGGCGTTAAGTCTTATTTCAAAGACCACGATCAAATTTCAATTGTTGCTAACGTAGGCAATTTTTCAATGGTTAGAGATATCCTTCAAACAAAGGAGATCGACATCCTAATTTTAGATCTGGAATTAGAAGGTCTTTCAAGTATCTTTGAGGTTAAATCAATCTTGAAAAATTTCCCAAAAACAAAAATTGTAATTTTCAGTGATCTTGCTGAGCAAATGTACGCTCCAAATGCTATTAAAGCAGGAGTATCCGGGTATGTACACAAAACAGAAAAACTTGAAACTTTAGGTCTTTCTATTATTAAAGTACACGAAGGAAAAATTATCATCAACGAAACTGTACGTAAAAACATGGCGCTTATCGCTAAACAAAGCAAAAGCGAGCGTTTGTACAGAAAATTATCTAACCGTGAAATCGAGGTTTTACGTTATTTAAGTGATGGTAAGAAAAACAATGAAATTTCTAAGATCTTAAGTCTGAACGAAAAAACGATCAGTACTTACAAACTAAGGTTATTAACGAAATTAAATGTTACTAACTTAGTTGACTTAGTAAATAAAGCTAAGACTTTAGAAATTATTTAA
- the dnaG gene encoding DNA primase, which translates to MISQTTIDAVFETARVEEVIGDFVNLKRAGSNFKGLSPFSDERSPSFMVSPAKGIWKDFSSGKGGNSVAFLMEHSHFTYPEAIRYLAKKYNIEIEETEQTDAEKAMTDVRESMYLVSEFAAKYFQDVLINSEEGKAIGLSYFKERGFTLETIKKFNLGYSPETWDALTKEALGKGYKLEFLESTGLTIAREDRPFDRFKGRVMFPIQSMSGRVLGFGGRILTNDKKAAKYLNSPESDIYHKSKVLYGIYHAKQSIAKQNNCYLVEGYTDVIQFHQAGIENVVASSGTALTPDQIRLINRLTRNITVLFDGDAAGLRASIRGIDLILEEGMNVRVCNFPDGEDPDSFARKNSHDDLVAYLENNSKDFIQFKASILMNEAKNDPIKKADLIRDMVTSISKIPDRIQREVYIQECARIMDISEQVLVSTLAQLIQKDIADANKKQKQEQRPFEVVRNQPPQAGTFSGGDPEDPRTGPPDDYPGDPGYYPQEQNQKVDILYGFERKVIEILLLYGSVVENFEDVFLKADEEGNVKEVSEKREYKVFEKVYLSLQEDEVELSNALFQNIYNNIIDFYNQNETFSLDKYLMHLEPEFAQEVTNILMEDERLTIHNWEGQNIFPKHKNVTIEQNVSDTIFSMRWFLVSKIIHELKNSLMTDPQDDNSEVLSMVVDYSKLLNNFSKKLGRVVVPYH; encoded by the coding sequence TTGATTTCACAAACTACAATAGACGCTGTTTTTGAAACTGCTCGTGTCGAGGAGGTTATTGGTGATTTTGTCAATTTAAAACGTGCCGGAAGTAACTTTAAAGGACTGAGTCCGTTTTCAGATGAACGTTCGCCGTCGTTTATGGTTTCGCCTGCCAAAGGAATCTGGAAAGATTTCAGCTCCGGAAAAGGAGGGAACTCGGTTGCCTTTTTAATGGAGCATTCTCATTTTACCTATCCAGAAGCCATTCGTTATCTGGCTAAAAAATACAATATCGAAATCGAAGAAACCGAGCAGACAGATGCCGAAAAAGCAATGACAGATGTTCGGGAAAGTATGTATCTCGTATCGGAGTTTGCTGCAAAATACTTTCAGGATGTGCTTATAAATTCAGAAGAAGGAAAAGCAATTGGTTTGTCATATTTTAAAGAAAGAGGATTTACTCTCGAAACCATTAAAAAATTTAATTTAGGATATTCTCCCGAAACCTGGGATGCCCTGACCAAAGAAGCACTGGGAAAAGGATATAAATTAGAATTTTTAGAAAGTACAGGTTTAACTATTGCCAGAGAGGACCGTCCTTTTGACCGTTTTAAAGGTCGTGTCATGTTTCCTATTCAAAGTATGTCCGGAAGGGTTTTAGGCTTTGGAGGACGTATTTTAACTAATGATAAAAAAGCGGCAAAATATTTAAACTCTCCCGAAAGTGATATTTACCATAAAAGTAAAGTGCTTTACGGAATCTATCATGCCAAACAGTCGATTGCCAAGCAAAACAACTGTTATTTGGTCGAAGGATATACAGATGTTATTCAGTTTCATCAGGCCGGAATCGAGAATGTTGTAGCTTCATCCGGAACTGCCTTAACGCCGGACCAGATTCGTTTGATAAACCGTCTGACACGAAATATTACCGTTCTTTTTGATGGAGATGCGGCCGGACTTCGTGCTTCTATCCGCGGAATCGATTTGATTCTTGAAGAAGGCATGAATGTAAGAGTCTGTAATTTTCCTGATGGAGAAGATCCGGACAGTTTCGCCCGAAAAAATTCGCATGATGATCTGGTTGCGTATTTAGAAAACAACAGTAAAGATTTCATACAGTTTAAAGCTTCGATTTTGATGAACGAAGCCAAAAACGATCCAATCAAAAAAGCCGATCTGATTCGCGATATGGTTACGAGTATTTCTAAAATACCGGATCGTATTCAGCGTGAAGTATATATTCAGGAATGTGCCCGTATTATGGATATTTCCGAGCAGGTTTTGGTGAGTACTTTAGCACAGCTGATTCAGAAAGATATAGCTGACGCGAATAAAAAGCAGAAACAGGAACAAAGACCTTTTGAAGTAGTTAGGAACCAGCCTCCGCAAGCAGGAACGTTTTCAGGCGGAGATCCGGAAGACCCAAGAACAGGACCTCCGGATGATTATCCGGGAGATCCGGGATATTATCCGCAAGAACAAAATCAAAAAGTAGATATTTTATATGGCTTTGAAAGAAAAGTTATTGAGATATTGTTATTGTACGGCAGTGTAGTTGAAAATTTTGAAGATGTTTTCCTGAAAGCAGATGAAGAAGGAAATGTAAAAGAAGTGTCAGAAAAAAGAGAATATAAAGTATTCGAAAAAGTATATTTAAGCCTTCAGGAAGATGAGGTAGAATTGTCTAATGCTTTATTTCAAAACATTTATAATAATATTATTGATTTTTATAATCAGAATGAGACATTTAGTTTAGATAAATATTTAATGCATTTAGAACCTGAATTTGCTCAGGAAGTTACCAATATTTTAATGGAAGACGAAAGATTGACCATTCATAACTGGGAAGGGCAGAATATTTTTCCAAAACATAAAAATGTAACAATCGAACAAAATGTTTCAGATACGATATTTTCTATGAGATGGTTTTTGGTTTCTAAAATCATTCACGAATTAAAAAATTCTTTGATGACTGATCCGCAGGACGACAATTCAGAAGTCCTGTCTATGGTTGTAGATTATTCGAAACTGCTGAATAACTTCTCGAAAAAGCTGGGCAGGGTAGTAGTTCCTTATCACTAA
- a CDS encoding RNA polymerase sigma factor, with translation MKIIQLHQEETKIIKLAVENNRQAQQQIYGKYSSKMLSVCRQYIKDIQLAEDVMITAFMKVFTNLSKFEHKGSFEGWIRRIMVNECISYLRVQKKVQFTEDEFFSEESFNEIDSQFTVEQIQYLIDALPDGYKMVFNLYAIEGYKHNEIARMLGINEGTSKSQLSHARKMLQTQITILKKQENGTE, from the coding sequence ATGAAAATTATTCAGTTACATCAGGAAGAAACCAAAATCATAAAGCTGGCTGTCGAGAACAATCGTCAGGCGCAGCAGCAGATTTATGGTAAGTATTCTTCGAAAATGTTAAGCGTATGCCGTCAATATATAAAGGACATTCAGCTGGCAGAAGATGTAATGATAACCGCTTTCATGAAAGTATTTACCAATCTGAGCAAATTTGAACACAAAGGAAGTTTTGAAGGCTGGATCCGCCGAATTATGGTAAACGAATGCATTTCGTATTTAAGAGTTCAGAAGAAAGTACAATTTACTGAAGATGAATTTTTTTCAGAAGAAAGCTTTAATGAAATCGACAGTCAGTTTACTGTAGAACAGATTCAATATTTAATTGATGCCTTGCCTGACGGATACAAAATGGTTTTCAATTTATATGCAATAGAAGGATACAAACATAATGAAATTGCCAGGATGTTAGGAATTAATGAAGGAACATCGAAATCGCAGTTATCGCACGCCAGAAAGATGCTGCAAACACAAATTACTATTTTAAAAAAACAAGAGAATGGAACCGAATAA